A section of the Callospermophilus lateralis isolate mCalLat2 unplaced genomic scaffold, mCalLat2.hap1 Scaffold_578, whole genome shotgun sequence genome encodes:
- the LOC143389400 gene encoding uncharacterized protein C1orf159-like isoform X1: MSMRNSCGARLANVWSQIQAVSGSFSGPVPGPGLPSVLLPTVAAWGAQFPMNRSTGLPGRPHFGGSHVTASLFLGTFFVSAGLILSVAGFFYLKCSSKLPRVFYRRDKAPGLQPGEVAAMIPPPQSSVRKPRYVRCERPLDWASDPSAFSTAEARVSNV; encoded by the exons ATGTCCATGAGGAACAGCTGTGGGGCGAGACTTGCTAATGTCTGGTCTCAGATTCAGGCAGTGTCGGGGTCTTTCTCGGGTCCTGTGCCTGGCCCTGGCCTCCCCTCTGTTCTGCTCCCCACAGTTGCTGCCTGGGGTGCGCAGTTCCCCATGAACAGAAGCACAGGGCTGCCTGGACGGCCACATTTTG GGGGTTCCCACGTGACAGCTTCCCTCTTCCTGGGGACGTTCTTCGTCAGCGCAGGTCTCATCCTCTCTGTGGCTGGGTTCTTCTACCTCAAGTGCTCCAGTAAGCTCCCCAGGGTCTTCTACAGGAGAGACAAAG CCCCAGGCCTGCAGCCTGGCGAAGTT GCTGCAATGATTCCCCCACCACAGTCCTCAG TGCGAAAACCAAGATATGTCAGGTGCGAGCGGCCCCTGGACTGGGCCTCGGACCCTTCTGCCTTCTCCACAGCAGAGGCCCGAGTCAGCAACGTCTGA
- the LOC143389400 gene encoding uncharacterized protein C1orf159-like isoform X2: MDAKTTCPSTGLCGPVAAWGAQFPMNRSTGLPGRPHFGGSHVTASLFLGTFFVSAGLILSVAGFFYLKCSSKLPRVFYRRDKAPGLQPGEVAAMIPPPQSSVRKPRYVRCERPLDWASDPSAFSTAEARVSNV, encoded by the exons ATGGATGCCAAAACCACATGCCCAAGCACAGGCCTGTGTGGCCCAG TTGCTGCCTGGGGTGCGCAGTTCCCCATGAACAGAAGCACAGGGCTGCCTGGACGGCCACATTTTG GGGGTTCCCACGTGACAGCTTCCCTCTTCCTGGGGACGTTCTTCGTCAGCGCAGGTCTCATCCTCTCTGTGGCTGGGTTCTTCTACCTCAAGTGCTCCAGTAAGCTCCCCAGGGTCTTCTACAGGAGAGACAAAG CCCCAGGCCTGCAGCCTGGCGAAGTT GCTGCAATGATTCCCCCACCACAGTCCTCAG TGCGAAAACCAAGATATGTCAGGTGCGAGCGGCCCCTGGACTGGGCCTCGGACCCTTCTGCCTTCTCCACAGCAGAGGCCCGAGTCAGCAACGTCTGA